One stretch of Deltaproteobacteria bacterium DNA includes these proteins:
- a CDS encoding DUF2752 domain-containing protein: MKLSPLKIGKFAVPFSFITVLFLASLLTPAPEGLGTHRQLGLPPCLFYHFTHIPCPSCGMTTSFTWIMHGHLKQAFLANPMGPIVFLAYAIVAFWMLLGRRFEELLLKKPSGAFLYFFLGGYLSVFVYRTLKYGLHLV; encoded by the coding sequence ATGAAACTTAGCCCCCTTAAAATAGGAAAATTTGCGGTTCCCTTTTCATTTATCACCGTGCTTTTTTTAGCAAGCCTGCTTACCCCAGCCCCAGAAGGCTTGGGCACCCACCGCCAATTGGGTCTACCACCTTGTTTATTTTATCATTTCACTCACATCCCTTGCCCCAGTTGTGGCATGACCACCAGCTTCACCTGGATCATGCACGGCCATTTAAAACAGGCATTTTTAGCCAACCCGATGGGCCCCATCGTTTTTTTGGCCTATGCCATCGTGGCCTTTTGGATGCTGCTAGGCCGACGCTTTGAAGAATTACTTTTAAAAAAACCCTCGGGGGCTTTCCTGTATTTTTTTTTAGGTGGTTATTTATCGGTTTTCGTTTATCGCACTTTAAAGTACGGGTTACACCTTGTTTAG
- a CDS encoding DUF4190 domain-containing protein produces MEIPPPPPSNVPTSPLNQPSATTPEQNNTKAVIALVLGILSLVCCTFLLGIPAIIVGRMALKDIEQGLAPQSSQGMAKAGYIMGLIATILSCVITIIYGVLLAMGMVADYPNFNI; encoded by the coding sequence ATGGAAATTCCTCCCCCACCACCGTCTAATGTACCTACTAGCCCACTCAATCAACCCTCTGCCACTACCCCTGAACAAAACAACACTAAAGCCGTTATTGCTTTAGTTTTAGGTATCTTGTCTTTGGTCTGTTGTACTTTTTTATTAGGTATCCCAGCGATCATCGTGGGACGCATGGCGCTCAAAGACATTGAACAAGGGCTTGCCCCACAGTCAAGTCAAGGCATGGCCAAGGCTGGTTATATTATGGGCCTTATTGCTACGATCTTGAGTTGTGTTATCACCATTATTTATGGCGTGCTCTTGGCTATGGGCATGGTGGCCGATTATCCTAACTTCAATATATGA
- the rsmD gene encoding 16S rRNA (guanine(966)-N(2))-methyltransferase RsmD, producing the protein MSLKIVGGSAKGRLLKAPKSPLIRPARASVRQAIFNILPSVEGNFVLDLYAGSGSVGMEALSRGAKAATFVDSGFQAIALLKENLKRLNFSHLAYLLKKEVCTAIRMCHKMKKTYDLIFIDPPYDKGLVNKTLACLQRHPIFHPMTQIIIERSPREKINLTESFKLVDERQYGQTIISFLGV; encoded by the coding sequence ATGAGTTTAAAAATTGTGGGGGGCTCTGCTAAGGGGCGCCTGCTCAAAGCGCCCAAGAGCCCCTTGATTCGCCCAGCTCGGGCTTCGGTTCGCCAAGCGATCTTTAACATTTTGCCTTCCGTAGAAGGAAATTTTGTTTTAGATCTTTATGCGGGTAGTGGGTCGGTGGGCATGGAGGCCTTGTCCCGGGGGGCCAAAGCCGCAACCTTTGTCGACAGTGGGTTTCAGGCCATTGCCTTATTAAAAGAAAATCTCAAGCGCCTCAACTTTTCTCACCTGGCCTATCTATTAAAAAAAGAAGTATGTACCGCCATTCGTATGTGTCACAAAATGAAAAAAACTTATGATTTAATTTTCATTGACCCACCCTACGATAAGGGCCTGGTTAACAAAACACTTGCCTGCTTACAACGACACCCCATCTTCCACCCCATGACTCAAATCATCATTGAGCGTAGCCCACGAGAAAAAATAAACTTGACTGAAAGTTTTAAGTTAGTAGATGAACGTCAGTACGGCCAAACAATTATTTCATTTCTCGGAGTTTGA
- the coaD gene encoding pantetheine-phosphate adenylyltransferase, protein MLSNAIYPGSFDPPTLGHLNIVERGLKIFKKITIAVAINTSKAPLLSCEARVELLKDLFKKYPNVEVDSFEGLLVNYAKKQQTGLILRGVRTVADFEYELQMSFANKKLWSEIETIFIMTESRYSHISSSIIKEIAKFGGSLTDMVPPNVEKKLLKK, encoded by the coding sequence ATGTTAAGCAATGCCATCTATCCTGGCTCCTTTGACCCCCCTACCTTAGGCCATCTTAATATTGTTGAACGTGGTTTAAAAATCTTTAAAAAAATCACCATTGCTGTTGCTATTAACACCTCCAAAGCCCCTCTTTTAAGTTGTGAAGCAAGAGTCGAGTTATTAAAGGATTTGTTTAAGAAATACCCCAATGTAGAAGTCGACAGTTTTGAAGGCCTGTTGGTGAATTATGCCAAAAAGCAACAAACTGGCCTTATTTTACGGGGGGTACGCACCGTGGCCGATTTTGAATACGAATTACAAATGTCTTTTGCCAACAAAAAACTTTGGTCAGAAATTGAAACGATTTTCATCATGACCGAAAGCCGCTATTCCCATATTAGCTCCTCCATCATTAAAGAGATCGCTAAATTTGGTGGTTCTTTAACCGACATGGTCCCTCCTAATGTGGAAAAAAAGCTCCTTAAAAAATAA
- a CDS encoding pyridoxal phosphate-dependent aminotransferase produces the protein MKLAKRVQRIKPSPTIAITMKAQSMKAEGIDVIGFGAGEPDFDTPEHIKQAAIAALQKGKTKYTPVGGINELKDAIIQKLKRDNQLQYAREEILVSCGGKHALYNLAQVLLEAGDEVIIPAPYWVSYPDQVLLNDATPVVVSTNEKNGFKITPQELEKAITPKTVAFVLNSPSNPTGSAYAQQELAGLAQVLIKHKILCISDEIYEKLVYDGFQHVSIASISPEMKNLTLLVNGASKVYAMTGWRMGFVAGPKEIISAATKLQGQVTTNINSITQWACVEAYNGTQAFLEEWKTEFKKRRNYIVDRFNKIPGVTCLKPEGAFYVFPNISAYLGKSFEGKKMTTDQDLCAYLLEKGLVAVVDGMGFGAPGYIRLSYATSMANIEKGMDRIEKALVALK, from the coding sequence ATGAAGCTTGCCAAACGTGTACAACGTATCAAACCCTCTCCGACTATCGCCATCACCATGAAGGCACAAAGCATGAAGGCTGAAGGCATTGACGTTATTGGTTTTGGTGCCGGCGAACCCGATTTCGATACTCCAGAACATATTAAACAAGCGGCTATTGCTGCATTACAAAAAGGCAAAACCAAATACACCCCCGTGGGTGGGATCAACGAACTAAAAGACGCGATCATTCAAAAACTAAAACGCGACAACCAATTGCAATATGCCCGTGAAGAAATTTTAGTAAGTTGTGGGGGCAAACATGCGCTCTACAATCTTGCCCAAGTTTTATTAGAAGCCGGCGACGAAGTTATTATCCCTGCACCGTATTGGGTAAGTTATCCCGATCAAGTGCTGCTCAACGACGCCACTCCGGTGGTTGTTTCCACGAATGAAAAAAACGGTTTTAAAATCACCCCGCAAGAACTTGAAAAAGCCATCACTCCCAAAACAGTTGCCTTTGTATTGAACTCCCCTTCTAACCCCACCGGTTCAGCCTATGCTCAGCAAGAATTGGCGGGACTCGCCCAAGTTTTAATTAAACATAAAATCTTATGCATTTCCGACGAAATCTATGAAAAATTAGTTTATGATGGTTTTCAACATGTTTCGATTGCTTCGATAAGCCCTGAAATGAAAAATCTCACTCTTCTCGTGAATGGTGCTAGCAAAGTTTATGCGATGACTGGCTGGCGCATGGGGTTTGTGGCAGGCCCTAAAGAAATCATTTCGGCGGCTACCAAATTGCAAGGTCAAGTAACCACCAACATTAATTCCATTACCCAATGGGCTTGTGTCGAGGCCTACAATGGCACCCAAGCTTTTTTAGAAGAATGGAAGACCGAATTCAAAAAGCGCCGCAACTATATTGTGGATCGCTTTAATAAAATCCCTGGCGTGACTTGCCTAAAACCCGAAGGCGCCTTTTATGTGTTCCCCAACATCTCAGCTTATTTGGGGAAAAGCTTTGAAGGTAAAAAAATGACCACCGATCAAGACTTGTGTGCCTACCTTTTAGAAAAAGGCCTCGTTGCCGTGGTTGATGGCATGGGCTTTGGCGCCCCTGGTTACATCCGCCTCTCTTACGCTACCAGTATGGCCAACATTGAAAAAGGCATGGACCGCATTGAAAAGGCTTTAGTTGCACTGAAATAA
- a CDS encoding type II toxin-antitoxin system VapB family antitoxin produces MRTTISIQEDLLKKTQKLTGRAGYSDAIVTSLRDYVALKERLAYLKKLFTTPPSHSFRSIKKQRRKNKWS; encoded by the coding sequence ATGCGTACTACTATCTCTATTCAAGAAGACCTGCTAAAAAAGACCCAAAAACTAACCGGCCGGGCTGGCTATAGTGATGCCATTGTGACCTCGCTACGAGATTATGTAGCCTTAAAGGAAAGGCTTGCCTACCTAAAAAAACTTTTCACCACTCCCCCCTCTCATTCTTTTCGTTCAATAAAAAAACAGCGTAGGAAAAATAAATGGTCTTAG
- a CDS encoding PIN domain-containing protein: MVLVDTSVWISLFRKENDKLGQKMWVLISENRAAFCGQVWVEFIGGFRKETERREHEKALRSFPFLETNLKAYQLAAHLLAKYPHLGSGDAIIAATALENKVPLLTLDKDFFTISTEGLKLS; the protein is encoded by the coding sequence ATGGTCTTAGTTGATACCAGCGTTTGGATTAGTCTCTTCCGAAAAGAAAATGACAAGTTAGGGCAGAAAATGTGGGTTCTTATTTCCGAAAATAGGGCTGCTTTTTGTGGTCAAGTCTGGGTTGAGTTTATTGGTGGCTTTCGCAAAGAAACCGAACGCAGAGAACATGAAAAAGCCCTTCGGTCCTTCCCCTTTTTAGAAACCAACTTGAAGGCCTACCAATTAGCGGCCCATCTTCTTGCCAAATACCCTCACTTAGGCTCAGGAGATGCTATCATTGCAGCAACTGCGCTCGAAAACAAGGTTCCGCTCTTGACCCTTGATAAAGACTTTTTTACAATTTCCACTGAGGGTTTGAAATTATCTTAA